The segment GGACACAGTGTGAAACGTCAGACAATGAATGCAATGAAGTATATGCAGCTTTTGGTACGTGTTCAAACACAAGTCCAGTCACGTCGCATACAAATGCTAGAACACCGAGCTAGGAATGAAAAAGATGACCCTAAGTTAGCCTGTAGCCTTGAGGTAAGTGCTCTCATGAATCTTTCGTTTCAAAGACAAGAGCAATCACTTAGACATTACTATTGTTCTTGTCCTTGCAGTCTGATGATTGGGATGATAGTGTGCTGACAAAAGAGGAGAAAGAAGCGAGACTACATAGGAAGATTGATGCAGTGATCAAAAGAGAACGGTCCATGGCATATGCATATTCTCATCAGGTAATACATACAATCATCTAGACCTGGACACATTTATCATAACcgaagaaccgaaccaaaatgaATAAAACCGAACCGATTTTCATAATTATCATCCAGACAGATTCTCTATCTCTGAAACTGAAAAACCAAATCTAACCGGAAtcaaaccgaaaaccaaatattttaatttatttagtttctaaataaacaaatatcctaaaaatactatttataaaccaaataatttgaaaattcaaattactttttttacctgaaatatttaatatcatattttcatcAGAACAATCGGGTACATGAAAACCAAATtatcataagttttttttacctaatattattcaaaaattatctaaacaatCCGAACCAGACCGAAACCGAATTATATCTGAAACTTTTTAAGATATTATCCGGTTTACAACTTTACTACCCAAACTGAATcaataaccaaaacaaaccaaatttcataaataactgAACGGTTCTTAAATCTTTAGAATCAGAAAATAGAAACTGAAACCGAACCCCATGCCTACACTCATCATAACATCACTCTCTTTGATGTGTTCTACTCAGTTGTGGAAGAACAGTCCAAGGTCTGCTCAGGACATTCGAACAAACGGTGTCCCACTTTGGTGGAACTGGGTAGACAAGCAGAACAACCAAACACCACCTTTCAGGCTAACACCAACACGACCAAGTCCAAGCCCTCAGGCTCATTCTAGCAACAAAAACCATTTCAGGCTCAACAACAGTTTCGATGTCTCCACGCCAAACTCATCAAAATCCGCATACCTCACTCCTTCTAGACCCATTCACACTCCACAACCATCAAGATACTCacgaggaggaggaagaggtaCACAAGATTCTCCTTTCAAAGATGATGATAGCCTCACGAGCTGCCCTCCATTCTCAGCTCCAAGCTACATGGCTCCAACAGTCTCAGCTAAAGCCAAACTCAGAGCAAACAGCAATCCAAAGGAGAGAGTGGACGGTGCTACACCGGTGAACAAcaaaaaggagaagagaaggAGTTCGTTCCCTCTTGGTTCGTTTAAATGGAACAAAGGGTCATTGTTCATGAGTAACAACAACAAAGGCCCAGGTTCATCTTCTTCTGGTGCTGTGGTGCTTGAGAAGCATAAGACACTCAAATCCGTAAGCAATATGAGTATCGATTCCACTGTTTCAATGCCTGCAACGATTGGGAAGAGGTCTTTTAACAGATTTGCTTGAAATAAGATTTgaactttttcttgtttttttttctttctcagatGATTTGTTTTACgagtgtttgatgattttgagTGATGTTTGTAATCTGAAGTTACGAGTTTAAAGATGTTatgttaataataaaaagtaaacaaCAAAAACAGATGATTTGGATTGCACAGAGATGATGTTCTTTGAAGTAGTTCttgttctgcttcttgctctgtTTTTACAGTTTGACATGTCTACTGTTGGATCAGGATACTATAACGTTTTAAGAACAGAACTAAAAGTTTCTTatttgaccaaaagaaaaaactaaaagtttCTTATTAATTGGAAACAAAACAGACTACAACGGTTCTTTTGGTATTTGTTTGTCTAAATATGACTTTTGTCCCAATCTTCACCATTATTTGAATGTCATGTGAAAATCTTAACATATCTTTGAATGTATACTCTTTCAATAGGACTCTATTTTCAAAAGCTATCAAGAACAGAATAGGGACCGGAATTTTAAGAAATGTAGCGACTTGTTCGAGGCCACGATCAGTATAAGATTACTTGATAGGCACGGAGAATCGCTTACTGTTATCGCCAACCTTCAAGGCAACTCGCGCCATTTTTATACTGACGTCATTGCTCTGCAAATTggcttttcttttcaaaaaacaaaaagcttTAACACAAAAATTTCGAACGAAAAAAATAGTCTCAAGACTGAGTATAGCGACTTGTTCGAGGCCACGATCAATATGAGAAAGAATTGATAGGCACGGAGAATCGCTCATTTGTTATTGCCAACCTTCAAGGCAACTCACgccatttttatatattctgaCGTCATTGCTCTGCAAATTGGCTTTccttttcttataaataaaagCCTTTGTATATAAAAAGCCTTCGAAACCAAATAGAAAACTTGACAAACTATATCGAAATCCCTATCAAAACCTACACGATGAAGAAAGAAAACTCGAACTTGGAGATATGAATCTGAAAGAAAgtgagttatatatatagaagaaataGCAACGGCTGCAGAAACCGAAAAAACCCTAATGtgtttaggaaaaaaaaaaagaaactggaGTTCATTAATGGGCCCAATGCCTGCTATTGATTTAAATGGGCCTCTGATCTTAGCTACTGTGGAAATGCCACTGAACATCATCAACCAAATCCAACTCTAATCACCAccttaactgtttttttttttgaaacacaatcACCACCTTA is part of the Raphanus sativus cultivar WK10039 chromosome 5, ASM80110v3, whole genome shotgun sequence genome and harbors:
- the LOC108856257 gene encoding protein IQ-DOMAIN 13; the protein is MGKKGSWFSAIKRVFTPHSKEKQLSNNNQEPERKSSNNNKKEQKKKGLRKKLRDGETNSFLPIFRQPSSIEKILCEAEREHNLVFRPPTPTDRATSAPSPHIRPASPKVSSQRYVSSPRPISPRVASPRTLSPKPPSPRAASPRIVQRREFVRRPEPTLLVKKACATKIQAAFRGYMARRSFRALKGLVRLQGVVRGHSVKRQTMNAMKYMQLLVRVQTQVQSRRIQMLEHRARNEKDDPKLACSLESDDWDDSVLTKEEKEARLHRKIDAVIKRERSMAYAYSHQLWKNSPRSAQDIRTNGVPLWWNWVDKQNNQTPPFRLTPTRPSPSPQAHSSNKNHFRLNNSFDVSTPNSSKSAYLTPSRPIHTPQPSRYSRGGGRGTQDSPFKDDDSLTSCPPFSAPSYMAPTVSAKAKLRANSNPKERVDGATPVNNKKEKRRSSFPLGSFKWNKGSLFMSNNNKGPGSSSSGAVVLEKHKTLKSVSNMSIDSTVSMPATIGKRSFNRFA